One part of the Phycisphaeraceae bacterium genome encodes these proteins:
- a CDS encoding PilZ domain-containing protein: MATATTTATPDNRRIHPRFDLPPAYSPISVRLMDSDIFTLDGHAYDISEGGLCFEIDRPIAPGTQVAIRIDMPPLPLTGPQLSVFVIGNVIWIDDDDAPGPSRMAVAFSYFPRAGDKERLRGLIRSGQYQRKAA; this comes from the coding sequence ATGGCCACCGCAACGACAACCGCAACACCCGACAATCGCCGCATTCATCCGCGATTCGATCTGCCGCCAGCATACTCACCCATCTCGGTGCGTCTGATGGACTCGGACATCTTCACGCTGGATGGGCACGCATACGACATATCCGAGGGCGGGCTCTGCTTTGAGATCGACCGCCCCATCGCACCCGGCACGCAGGTCGCGATCCGCATTGACATGCCGCCGCTCCCGCTTACGGGGCCGCAACTCAGCGTCTTTGTCATTGGCAACGTCATCTGGATTGATGACGACGACGCACCCGGACCATCACGTATGGCTGTCGCGTTCTCGTACTTCCCGCGTGCTGGCGACAAGGAACGCCTCCGCGGTCTCATCCGTTCCGGGCAGTACCAGCGCAAGGCTGCATAA